A stretch of the Candidatus Cloacimonadota bacterium genome encodes the following:
- a CDS encoding glycerate 2-kinase — MKIFISPDSFKGSLSAKQVADLIEKGFRKVFTEADYLKVPVSDGGEGILQILINATNGKKYSEFVTDPLG; from the coding sequence ATGAAAATATTCATTTCTCCCGATTCTTTTAAGGGTAGTCTTTCTGCAAAGCAGGTTGCAGATCTTATCGAAAAAGGATTTAGAAAAGTATTTACAGAAGCTGATTATCTCAAAGTTCCTGTTTCTGATGGAGGAGAAGGGATTCTGCAGATATTGATCAATGCAACTAACGGGAAAAAATATTCTGAATTTGTAACTGATCCTTTAGGA